In Amaranthus tricolor cultivar Red isolate AtriRed21 chromosome 3, ASM2621246v1, whole genome shotgun sequence, a single window of DNA contains:
- the LOC130807288 gene encoding proteinase inhibitor PSI-1.2-like, translating to MNATLNLRSIVFFIIMGIIMMQGAKRWGVEGCPLYCLDVAYMTCPSSGSQQLEGSCNCCMTPKGCTLHLSDGSSLDC from the exons ATGAATGCTACCTTAAACTTGCGTTCCATAGTTTTCTTCATAATAATGG GTATAATAATGATGCAAGGAGCAAAAAGGTGGGGAGTTGAAGGATGTCCACTATACTGCTTGGATGTAGCATATATGACCTGCCCTTCATCGGGAAGTCAACAACTTGAAGGAAGTTGCAATTGTTGTATGACACCAAAGGGTTGCACCCTTCATCTTTCTGATGGTTCTTCCCTTGATTGCTAG
- the LOC130807290 gene encoding uncharacterized protein LOC130807290 translates to MSSRRTWVVAASIAAVEALKDQRYSGWNYPIKSLQQYAHNKFRSYSNARTLSAASTSSVLCNKIIRSDQKLKQSEDSLKNVMYLNCWGPS, encoded by the coding sequence atgagTTCAAGAAGAACATGGGTAGTAGCAGCAAGCATAGCTGCAGTGGAAGCTTTAAAAGATCAAAGGTATTCTGGGTGGAATTATCCAATCAAATCTCTTCAACAATATGCACATAACAAGTTCAGATCATATTCTAATGCTAGAACACTATCTGCTGCTTCAACATCTTCTGTACTTTGTAATAAGATTATTAGATCAGATCAAAAACTTAAACAATCTGAGGATTCTCTTAAAAATGTTATGTACTTAAATTGTTGGGGTCCTTCCTAA
- the LOC130808280 gene encoding uncharacterized protein LOC130808280, whose product MGNTHSASHIRSKFEELEGQISSLRSQLSSTQATLSSNQAELSLTKASLKAANEEVEKHKQEILIRNVRISKLFKLVELQEQVSCAKVEALLSKFTLEASRKEVKELEELISSRKKFEDDIGMKLERIMGLEKKVSLANDQLFCSRANLEALKKEEGMLRKDLESHEKFQKDMEVKLKMIMKLEKQISHTKAKILSSKCDLEALKKDEIMLKEKLQACEKYNEDKRSKFQKVMELEKELSYTKVEGLLVKFRLEASRKEEEGLKKQVSALEKYQQGMEIKLMKILEHEKEFVPQNLF is encoded by the coding sequence ATGGGGAATACGCATTCTGCAAGTCATATTAGAAGTAAATTCGAAGAGCTTGAGGGACAAATTTCATCACTTAGATCTCAATTATCATCTACTCAAGCCACATTATCATCTAATCAAGCCGAATTATCATTGACCAAGGCTAGTTTAAAAGCCGCAAATGAAGAAGTTGAGAAGCATAAACAAGAAATTTTAATTCGCAATGTTAGAATAAGTAAGTTGTTTAAGTTAGTGGAGCTACAAGAACAAGTTTCTTGTGCCAAAGTTGAGGCTTTATTAAGTAAGTTTACCTTGGAAGCTTCTAGAAAAGAGGTCAAAGAGCTTGAAGAATTGATATCTTCTAGGAAGAAGTTTGAAGATGATATAGGAATGAAATTGGAAAGGATTATGGGACTTGAAAAAAAGGTTTCATTAGCTAATGATCAATTATTTTGTAGTAGGGCAAATTTAGAAGCCTTAAAAAAGGAGGAAGGTATGCTTAGAAAAGATCTTGAAAGTCATGAAAAGTTCCAAAAAGACATGGAAGTGAAACTTAAGATGATAATGAAACTTGAGAAACAAATTTCACATACTAAGGCTAAAATATTATCATCAAAGTGTGATCTTGAAGCCTTAAAAAAGGATGAAATTATGCTCAAAGAAAAGCTTCAAGCTTGTGAGAAATACAATGAAGATAAAAgatcaaaatttcaaaaggttaTGGAGCTTGAGAAAGAGCTTTCATATACAAAAGTTGAGGGTTTGTTAGTTAAGTTTAGGTTAGAAGCTTCTagaaaggaagaagaaggactTAAGAAACAAGTTTCAGCATTGGAAAAGTATCAACAAGGCATGGAAATTAAGTTAATGAAGATATTAGAGCATGAAAAGGAATTTGTtcctcaaaatttattttaa
- the LOC130808281 gene encoding uncharacterized mitochondrial protein AtMg00810-like, whose amino-acid sequence MVTPLPLNLKLQTNDSPLYSNPALYRSFIGKLNFLTNTRPDPSFSIQALSQFMQNPTQNHFKALTHTLNYVVATSGKGILLKDSDSLKLQAYFDSDWGACLDTQRFVTGCVILFGNSPINWKSKKQCTVSKSSSEAKYRAMAASNS is encoded by the coding sequence ATGGTCACACCCTTACCTCTCAACCTCAAACTTCAAACCAATGATTCCCCTCTATATTCCAACCCCGCCCTCTATCGATCATTCATTGGTAAACTAAACTTCCTGACTAATACCCGTCCTGACCCTTCTTTTTCCATTCAAGCTCTAAGCCAGTTTATGCAAAACCCCACACAAAACCATTTCAAGGCTTTAACCCATACCTTAAACTATGTTGTTGCCACATCCGGTAAAGGTATTCTCCTCAAGGACAGTGACTCACTAAAGCTCCAAGCATATTTTGACTCTGATTGGGGTGCATGTTTAGACACACAACGCTTTGTGACCGGTTGTGTTATACTCTTTGGTAATTCACCAATCAACTGGAAGTCAAAGAAACAATGCACCGTTTCAAAGTCATCATCTGAAGCGAAATACAGAGCTATGGCAGCCAGTAACAGTTGA